CTGACCTCCGTCGCCGCTCTCCGTAACGCGACGCGTCCGTAATACTGCAGACCGTACAACCTGCTAATCCATGTCGGCGGCAACTCCGCTACGCATGCGGATTTCAAGCGCCATAAGGTCAATGGAGACTACCTTGTCCACAACTCCCGTTGCAATAGCTTCCTTCGGCATGCCGAACACGACAGCAGAACTTTCCGCCTCGGCAATGACCTGTCCCCCGGCACTTTTAACGGCCCTTACCCCTTGACTTCCATCGTTTCCCATGCCCGTGAGAACCACCCCAAGCGTTCGGGAACCATATACCTCGGCACAGGAAGTGAGCATGGCATCCACCGAAGGAGAGTAGCGCTCCGTGGCTGAGGGTTTGACTATCCGGGCAACGACAGAGCCGCCGGACTTTTCGAACACCATATTATGGCCGCCCGGGGCAATCAGGACGCTTCCCGGACGGACCTGGTCGCCATCGGATGCTTCCCTGACATCGAAGTTACATAGACGATTGAGACGTTCGGCAAAAGTCCGGGTGAATCCCGACGGCATATGCTGGGAGATAACTATCGCCAAAGGCAGGGGCTCGCGGAACGAAGCGAGTATCCGCTGAAGCGCGGGAGGCCCGCCGGTGGAAGCCCCTATGGCCACCACATCGAGACGGCACGGCATAACGCGCGGCGCCTCAACATCCTTTTTCGCCTTCCCGGAAGCATGGGGAACCGAAGCCACCCCCTTCTCCCGCCGGATGATCTCCTTCATGTTCAGGGAGAGTACGCTGCGCACCTTTTGCTGGATATCGCCGCTGATGGAAAGGAGCTCCTCGGATATCCCCTGGGTCGGCTTGGCGACAAAATCGACCGCACCCAGTTCCAGCGCTTTGAAGACTTTCTCGTCATCACTCTTTGAACTGATTACTATGACCGGCGTCGGGCAGTACCCCATGATTATCCGCAGGAGGGTGAACCCATCCATCCTGGGCATCTCAAGGTCCAGGGTCACAAGGTCCGGTTTCAGGTCGATAACCTTCCTGATACCTTCCTCGCCATCGGTGGCATATCCCACCACGACCACCTCGGGCATGCTTTCGAGCATTTTGCTGATGGCCCGCCGGTTGAAGGCCGAGTCGTCGATGACGACGACCCTGATTTTTTTCTGGCTTCTCACAGGCCACCCCCTGCGACACCGGCGAAAGGCTTCTGATACACCATATCGCTCTTGAGGTGATTGAGGGTAAATGCCGTCGTGATATTCATGAGCGATTCGGAATGGCCCAGAAGGAGGTAGCCGCCATTGCGAAGTGAGCGATAGAAAGAATCGATCACTTTACGCCGGGCAGCGAGGTCGAAATAAATGATTACATTGCGGCAGAAAATTACGTCCATATGGCCCAGAAACGAAATACGGTTTGCGTCCAGCAGATTAAGATGGCTGATGGTAACCAGTTCCCGCACCTTGTCGTTCACCCTGAACATACCGTCCTGCTCGGTAAAATAGCGGCGAACATAACTATCGTCGGTAACCCGGAATGACGATTTGCCGTAGAGTCCTTTGCGGGCCTGCTGGATTACCCGGTGGCTGATATCGGTGCCGATAATTTCCACGTTCCAGTCGGCAAAGCCCCCCCTGTCCAGCAAAAGCATGGCAATAGTGTAGGGTTCTTCTCCGCTGGAGCAGCCGGCACTCCAGATACGTAGCGTCCGGTCGCCGTTCTTCAGCTTGAGTTCCCGGAGAGAGGGTATGATCTCTTCGGTGAAAGCCCTGAGCTGGAATGATTCCCGGAAGAAGTAAGTCTCGTTGGTGGTCAGGATATCCATGATATCCGAAAGTTCCTGATCCCGTTTCCGGTCATACTTGAGGAAGTGATAGTAATCCCTGAAGCTGGAAAGCTGATGGAACTGCAAGCGTTTGGCGAGGCGCTTTTCAAGCAGATAGGTGGCGTCGGTATCGAAAAAGAGACCACAATGGCTGTAGATGAGATCCCGTATCAGGCGGAATTCCTCATCGGAGAGTGGTATTTCCGGCTCAAGGCTGAACATTACGACCACCTTCCGAGAAGATCACGGATTTCACCCCGGACGAGCTCGTCCTGCTCGGTTTCCAGGGCCTTTCGCAGAGGCACGGCAGCACCATCGCCAAGCAGGTGGGCCATGGCGCGGGCCATGGCGCAGCGCACGTCCCAGTGGGGGTGCCGGAGGAGCATGTCGCCGTATTCCCCTATCCAGCCTGAGTCGCTGCGGGAAAGTATGTCTATGGCAGACTTGACCACCTCTTCATCACCACTCACAAGGCCTTTTCGCACCATCGCCAGCGCCCGGTCGCCACCCAGCCCCGCAAGCGTTTCAAGAGCAGTAATCAAAACAACCCCGTCTGCCTTTTCGAGCAATGCCTCAATGGCATCCAGCACCCCTTCGCCACCTATCTTGCCCAGGCTCTTCAGGGCCGCGCAACGAACCCACGGATCCTCGTCATCAAGGGAAAAAATCAGCGGCTGCAGATCTTTCACGCCCGGCACATCACCAAGGCCGGCAGCCGCTGCGATACGAACGTCAGGATCTTCGTCCACCAAAGCCATGATCAGGTTCCCGGCACATTCGGGAACCCCGAGTCCGGCCAGGGCCGTCACGGCACTACGTCTCACCACAGCGCTCTCATCCTTCACCAGCAGAGCCAGAGGTTCCGGCTCCCCCAGGGCGGCCAGGAGCCGGGCGGCATCCCGCCTGGCATCCGGCGACGGAGAGGCGGCAAGCTTTCGTGCGATGGCCGAAACCTTTTCACGCCCGGTGGACGCCAGACGTACGAGGGCGCCCACGGCACCCTCGCGCACATCCGGATCGGAGTCGTCGAGCAGTTGCGCTATCTGGTCGAGAAGCCCCACAAGTCCGATTTTGCCTGCGGCAAGCACGGCAGAGCGACGCACCGCGAAGTTGCTGCTCAGCATGGCCTCGCCCAGATAGGACTCCGCGCCGCCGAAACTCATTTCTCCCCAAATATGGATAATGAAGGCCTTTTCTTCATGATCGGCACCGGAGAATACGGAAAGAAGTGCCTTCATCCCCCGTTCGCCCATGGACCGGAAGCCATTGAGGCACATACGACGGAGCTGTTCGTCGCGACACCACTCCAGAAGCGGTAAAGCGGCTCTCTCGTCTCCAATCAGGGCCAGAAGTCCGACGATAGCCTCTTTAACCTGGGACTCGGCAGTATTGAGGGAATCGATGAGCTGTTCTACGCATGGTTTCCCCTTGAACCCGGGGAGCAGATCGTCAACCTCGCGGGTGTAGACGGCCGGGAGTCTCGCCCTGAGCCGCAGCAGGGCACAGACAGCCGCCTCGCGAACTGACCGGACAGGATCCTGAATCCCTTCAAGAAGCACCGGCACCGCCTCGCGGTCGCCCAGGGCACCGAGGCATTCGAAAACGGGACGCTTCAGCAGGGCATCATTAATCAGGGGAGTGAATACCGCAAAAGGAACCGGATCACCGATTTTGGCCAAGGCGCCGAGAACCGAATAGCGGAACCAGACATCATTCTTCCCCAATGCCTCAATGAGGGGCGCGACGGCCCTCGAGTCGCCGATTTTGCCGAGGTTCTCGGCGGCAGCGGCAGAAACGTTGGCATCGGGGTCCCGCAGCGATTCAACCAGAGCCGGAATGGATGAGCGGTCGCCGATGTTGCCGAGGATGTCGGCGACAAACTTGCGCACGTCATGGTCGGGGTCCTTGAGGTGTTCGAGGAGCATGGGCACTCCCCGGGATTCCAAGCGCTCAAGGGCCTCAACCGCCGAGTTTCTGAGACCGGCGTTATCCGATGAGGCGAGCAGGCCGATGAGCCCGTCGAGCGTTGCATCGTCAAGGGAGACGGTAAGAAGCGCATTTACCGCCTCCTTGCGCACTCGCCAGCTAACATCACCCATGGCCATGAAAAAGAGTTCCCGCGAGTTGCCAAGGGGGTACCTTGACAGGGAAATAACCGCTTGACGGCGCATCTCCTCATCGGGTTCGTTCATTTGTTTGCGTATGTTTTCAAGATCGTCCACAGACGGTCTCCTTGCAGTAATTACATTAAACCTTCAGTCAGCTCCGGACAGTTGATGCACCGATGCGGTACTACCGGGGGGGAGCTGTGCCCGCCGCTCGGGATAAACCGGCAAGCACCGATGTTTCAACGCTGGATAAAATCGTATCGAGGTTGAGAAGCATGACCAGGCTGTCGCGGACAAGGCAAACGCCGATCAGATACTCGGTATTGATACCCTCCGCCACATGGGGAGGGGGCTTGATATCCTGCGCCTGGACCGTGATGACTTCGGTAACGTCATCGACCACAAGCCCGACCAGCTGCCGGGCGACAGCCACCACCAAAAGCCTCGATTCCTCCAGCGGAGCGCGGTCGGGGAGTTCGAACCGCTTACGCAGGTCAATTACAGGGATGACCGCACCACGGAGATTGATCACCCCTTCAACGAAGGCCGGTGTTCTGGGAAGCTTGGTCAACCGCTGTGGCTTGAGAATCTCCTTGATTCTCATGATATCCGCCGCAAAGTTCGCGTCGCCCAGACGAAAACAGGCAAGCTGTATTTCCTGGATGTCGGTTTCCTTCATTATTCCCCCCAGGACAACGCGCAGCGTTTCTCCCGCGTTGGTTCCCTCCCCATCACTGAGAGAGAAGTTCCTGTATGATTTCAATTATCTTCGCCGACTTGAACGGTTTGGTAACATAGGCGGACGCGCCGGCAGCCATCCCCCGCTCGCAGTCCTGGCTGCTCTTCTTGGCGGTCAGCATCATGACGGGAATATGTGCCGTTTCAGGATTTTGCTTGATGATGCGGCATACTTCGAAACCGTCCATGCCTGGCAGCATGATGTCGAGGACAATCAGGTCGGGTTTGATCAAAACAACCTGCTCCAGGGCAGAGACACCATCGGCAACGCCTGTTACGCTATACCCTTTGGACGTAAGGAGAATGCTCTCCAGCTTGAGCAGGCTTTCCTCATCCTCGACGATCAGAATTTTTTTCTTAACCATGGCTGGCTATGGACCTTTCGCGCAAATTTGCATCCTGGCACGATCTTCAGTACAGCGAGACGTCAAGAACTTTTTCCATCGCAAGCATAATGATGATCTTTCCCTCGTGGCGCCCTATCCCAGCAACAAATTCACGATCTATGCCATCGAGGACAGCGGGAGGGTGTTCCATGTTGTCGGCAGAAATACGGACCACATGGGTTACCTCGTCCACAAGGATACCACAGAGTCCATCTTCTTTCTTCACCACGATTACCCGCTCTTTTCCCCCGCCCTCGCCGGCAGGCAGCCCGAGCCGATCACGAAGGACGAAGATGGGGATTACTATGCCGCGCAGCGAAATGACCCCCGCGATGAAAGACGGGGCATGGGGAACTTCCGTGGTTTCGCGCGGCTTGATAATCTCCTTGAGGTCCATGATGTTGATGCCGTAGATTTCGTTCGCCACCCGGAAGCAGAGCACTTCAAGGGTGGTCGAAGTCTCAAGGACAACATCTTCTTCGGTTTCCACGGAGAGTACTTCGTCGGCCAACGCCGACCTTCGCCCCTCCAGGATGACTGACAGGGGATCACGAAGCACCACCGGCACTGCAACCGAAGGAGCCGGCATTATCTCTACTTCCGGGAAGAACTCGTCAAAGGCCCCTTCGCTGTTCTCCTCGGGGGGGGCAGCAGTGGTAACGGCCGGCGGGAAGGTACTCCGAGGTTCCTCGCGGCGCCCTTCCCGTTCTCTCTGGGCCTTTTTCCTGATCTCGGCTATATCCATCATGGTTGTCGGTCCTTTACCTTCAGTAGAGGCTTGCCTCTTCCCGCAGTTCTTCCACCAGCGAGGCGTCGATCCAGGAGGCGTCCTTACCGAATCCCACCAGCAGCGCATTTGTGGCCAGGATATTAATTTTACGGGGCACCCCGCCCGACAAGTCGTAAATCCGCCGGATAGCATCGGGGGAAAAGAGTCCCTGGGGGCCGCCGGCCACTTCGACGCGGAAGTCAATATACTCCAGGGTCTCTTCAAGGGTCAGCGGCTGGAGGTGATAATGCATGGCAATCCGCTGACGCAATGCCTCGTGCGCAGGCTGGGTCAGTATCTGTCTCAGTTCCGGCTGCCCCATGAGTATGACGCTCATGAGGTTACGGTCGTCAAGCTGGAAGTTGGTCAGGAGCCTGATCTCGTCAAACACCTCCTGATCGGGAATCAACTGGGCTTCATCGATTATTATGACAGGGCAGCGCTTTTCTCCATCGAGCCGGTAGACCGCCTCGGTGAGTTGCCGGAGCAGCTCATCCTTGGCCCCGGCAGGCTCGGCGATACCGAGGCTGCGGGCAACGGTGCGAAGGAATTCAACCGCCGAAAGACGCGGGTTGACGATGAAGCAGAAACACCCGTCGTTACCCACTGCGTCCATGAGCGCCCGTGAAATGGTGGTCTTGCCGCAGCCGATATCTCCGGTCAGCAGCGCCAGTTCCCGTTCCTCCACCGCATACTGGAGCCGCGCCAGGGCCTCCCGGTGTCCCTGGGACAGGAAGAGGTAACGCGGATCCGGAGTCTTCGAAAAAGGCTTTTCGTTCAGCCCGTAGAACTCCCTGTACATCTACCCTCCGCTCCTGAACGCCTCGCCGATGATGCCGCCCACGTCGAGCACTAGAATCGTCCGCTGGTCTCCCAAATCTGCCGCTCCGGTTATGCCGCGATATCCCTTGAACATCTCCCCCAGGGATTTGATGACGATATCCTGTTGCCCCATTAGATCGTCAACTATAACCCCGAGCCGTTTTTCCGCAACCCCCACTACCACCACGTACAACTCGGCGGAATCGGGCCTGGTCCGCTGCACGCCGAAGAAGCGCTCAAGCCGCACCAGCGGCAGGGTCGTCTCCCTTAACTGGTAAACCTCCTTGCGCTCCACGGTATCGATGTCGCTCTCGGTCACAATAATCGTCTCAAGCACCGACGTGATAGGCAGGGCATAGGTGCGTCCGGCGGTGGAAACCAGAAGCGCCTTTATGATTGCCAGGGTTATGGGCAGGGTAATTATGATCTTGCTCCCCTGGCCGAACGTGCTTTCGATGTCCACCATTCCAGAGACAGCGGCAATGTTGTTTTTCACCACATCCATGCCGACGCCGCGGCCGGACAGTTCGCTCACCTTGTCGGCAGTGGAAAAGCCGGGAAGGAAGATGAAATCGAGGGCATCACGGTCCGACACCCCTTCCAGGGTCTTGATGAGCCCCTTCTCCAGGGCCTTCTTCTTGACCTTTTCAATATTGAAGCCCCGACCGTCATCGGACACCTCAATAACGACGTGATTCCCCTTCTGGTAGGAGGAAAGCCGGATGGTGCCACGCTCGGGCTTGCCGGCCGCCACCCGCTCTTCAGTGGGCTCCAGCCCGTGGTCGATGGCGTTGCGGATGATATGCACCATGGGGTCGGCAATATCTTCGATAATGAGCTTGTCCAGTTCCGTATCGGCACCGAAGGTCTTCAGGTCAACCTTTTTCCCCTGCTCGCGGGACACCTTCCGGACGATGCGGGCCATCTTCTCGAAAAGCTGCCCCACCGGAATCATCCGGATTTCCATGACCCCCTTCTGCAGCTCGGTGAGCTTGCGGTCAAGCCCCTTGGCCGCCTTGCCCAGCTCAATGGCCAAGGACGAGAACCCCTCGAGACGCATGCGGGTTGCCAGCGTCGATATAATGGAGTGGGAGAGGACCAGTTCGCCGACGATGTTCATCAGGTCATCCAGCTTGCCGATATCGACACGCACCGTGCGGCTCATGCTCTTGGCGGTCATATCGTCGGCCTGGCCCGCAATGGCGGGAGGGGGTGATGCAGCCTCGACCGGCGCCAGTGCCTGTACAGCCGAGGGTGCTGCCGTGGCAGGTACGGGTGCCGCGGCTACAGGGGTGGAAGCGGCGGAACCGATCCGGGTTATTTCAACATTTTCCCTGTCAATGAGCCCTGAAACATCTTCATGGGGGAGATCGCTTCCGTAAAGAATCTCAAAGTCTATCATCGACTCGGGAGTAGCGCTGGCACTGGGAAGAGTGCTGACCACTTCCCCCGATTTTTTAAGGTTTTCAGTGATTTCACCCAGATCCTGGTCGAAGGACATGAGGCTGAAGGAAGCATGGATGGAGTATATGGACCGCCCCTTCTTGAC
The nucleotide sequence above comes from Geobacter benzoatilyticus. Encoded proteins:
- a CDS encoding ExeA family protein, which gives rise to MYREFYGLNEKPFSKTPDPRYLFLSQGHREALARLQYAVEERELALLTGDIGCGKTTISRALMDAVGNDGCFCFIVNPRLSAVEFLRTVARSLGIAEPAGAKDELLRQLTEAVYRLDGEKRCPVIIIDEAQLIPDQEVFDEIRLLTNFQLDDRNLMSVILMGQPELRQILTQPAHEALRQRIAMHYHLQPLTLEETLEYIDFRVEVAGGPQGLFSPDAIRRIYDLSGGVPRKINILATNALLVGFGKDASWIDASLVEELREEASLY
- a CDS encoding HEAT repeat domain-containing protein, translating into MNEPDEEMRRQAVISLSRYPLGNSRELFFMAMGDVSWRVRKEAVNALLTVSLDDATLDGLIGLLASSDNAGLRNSAVEALERLESRGVPMLLEHLKDPDHDVRKFVADILGNIGDRSSIPALVESLRDPDANVSAAAAENLGKIGDSRAVAPLIEALGKNDVWFRYSVLGALAKIGDPVPFAVFTPLINDALLKRPVFECLGALGDREAVPVLLEGIQDPVRSVREAAVCALLRLRARLPAVYTREVDDLLPGFKGKPCVEQLIDSLNTAESQVKEAIVGLLALIGDERAALPLLEWCRDEQLRRMCLNGFRSMGERGMKALLSVFSGADHEEKAFIIHIWGEMSFGGAESYLGEAMLSSNFAVRRSAVLAAGKIGLVGLLDQIAQLLDDSDPDVREGAVGALVRLASTGREKVSAIARKLAASPSPDARRDAARLLAALGEPEPLALLVKDESAVVRRSAVTALAGLGVPECAGNLIMALVDEDPDVRIAAAAGLGDVPGVKDLQPLIFSLDDEDPWVRCAALKSLGKIGGEGVLDAIEALLEKADGVVLITALETLAGLGGDRALAMVRKGLVSGDEEVVKSAIDILSRSDSGWIGEYGDMLLRHPHWDVRCAMARAMAHLLGDGAAVPLRKALETEQDELVRGEIRDLLGRWS
- a CDS encoding protein-glutamate methylesterase/protein-glutamine glutaminase, with amino-acid sequence MRSQKKIRVVVIDDSAFNRRAISKMLESMPEVVVVGYATDGEEGIRKVIDLKPDLVTLDLEMPRMDGFTLLRIIMGYCPTPVIVISSKSDDEKVFKALELGAVDFVAKPTQGISEELLSISGDIQQKVRSVLSLNMKEIIRREKGVASVPHASGKAKKDVEAPRVMPCRLDVVAIGASTGGPPALQRILASFREPLPLAIVISQHMPSGFTRTFAERLNRLCNFDVREASDGDQVRPGSVLIAPGGHNMVFEKSGGSVVARIVKPSATERYSPSVDAMLTSCAEVYGSRTLGVVLTGMGNDGSQGVRAVKSAGGQVIAEAESSAVVFGMPKEAIATGVVDKVVSIDLMALEIRMRSGVAADMD
- a CDS encoding response regulator transcription factor; its protein translation is MVKKKILIVEDEESLLKLESILLTSKGYSVTGVADGVSALEQVVLIKPDLIVLDIMLPGMDGFEVCRIIKQNPETAHIPVMMLTAKKSSQDCERGMAAGASAYVTKPFKSAKIIEIIQELLSQ
- a CDS encoding CheR family methyltransferase — protein: MFSLEPEIPLSDEEFRLIRDLIYSHCGLFFDTDATYLLEKRLAKRLQFHQLSSFRDYYHFLKYDRKRDQELSDIMDILTTNETYFFRESFQLRAFTEEIIPSLRELKLKNGDRTLRIWSAGCSSGEEPYTIAMLLLDRGGFADWNVEIIGTDISHRVIQQARKGLYGKSSFRVTDDSYVRRYFTEQDGMFRVNDKVRELVTISHLNLLDANRISFLGHMDVIFCRNVIIYFDLAARRKVIDSFYRSLRNGGYLLLGHSESLMNITTAFTLNHLKSDMVYQKPFAGVAGGGL
- a CDS encoding chemotaxis protein CheW, which gives rise to MMDIAEIRKKAQREREGRREEPRSTFPPAVTTAAPPEENSEGAFDEFFPEVEIMPAPSVAVPVVLRDPLSVILEGRRSALADEVLSVETEEDVVLETSTTLEVLCFRVANEIYGINIMDLKEIIKPRETTEVPHAPSFIAGVISLRGIVIPIFVLRDRLGLPAGEGGGKERVIVVKKEDGLCGILVDEVTHVVRISADNMEHPPAVLDGIDREFVAGIGRHEGKIIIMLAMEKVLDVSLY
- a CDS encoding chemotaxis protein CheA, with the translated sequence MTDSHDASGRAVEDFLAEAEEIVERLSTDLGTLSDCTDSGECDPDLLNAIFRGAHSLKGLAGMFGFSDIQQLSHNLENLLDSLRLGKIPFTTSTMNVLFDAMELLGSVVRGLGTGENFSSAIADAIQRLNDCATNPQGSAESPLQKLGLSEKVLNSLTEYEEHRLEENVKKGRSIYSIHASFSLMSFDQDLGEITENLKKSGEVVSTLPSASATPESMIDFEILYGSDLPHEDVSGLIDRENVEITRIGSAASTPVAAAPVPATAAPSAVQALAPVEAASPPPAIAGQADDMTAKSMSRTVRVDIGKLDDLMNIVGELVLSHSIISTLATRMRLEGFSSLAIELGKAAKGLDRKLTELQKGVMEIRMIPVGQLFEKMARIVRKVSREQGKKVDLKTFGADTELDKLIIEDIADPMVHIIRNAIDHGLEPTEERVAAGKPERGTIRLSSYQKGNHVVIEVSDDGRGFNIEKVKKKALEKGLIKTLEGVSDRDALDFIFLPGFSTADKVSELSGRGVGMDVVKNNIAAVSGMVDIESTFGQGSKIIITLPITLAIIKALLVSTAGRTYALPITSVLETIIVTESDIDTVERKEVYQLRETTLPLVRLERFFGVQRTRPDSAELYVVVVGVAEKRLGVIVDDLMGQQDIVIKSLGEMFKGYRGITGAADLGDQRTILVLDVGGIIGEAFRSGG
- a CDS encoding chemotaxis protein CheW, whose product is MKSYRNFSLSDGEGTNAGETLRVVLGGIMKETDIQEIQLACFRLGDANFAADIMRIKEILKPQRLTKLPRTPAFVEGVINLRGAVIPVIDLRKRFELPDRAPLEESRLLVVAVARQLVGLVVDDVTEVITVQAQDIKPPPHVAEGINTEYLIGVCLVRDSLVMLLNLDTILSSVETSVLAGLSRAAGTAPPR